The proteins below come from a single Vibrio natriegens NBRC 15636 = ATCC 14048 = DSM 759 genomic window:
- a CDS encoding c-type cytochrome, translated as MAIRRIHSVILLMTIFISPVATSSDMGDDNKAKGKYLVTIGGCNDCHTAGYAPSGGAIPESQWLLGEQLGFRGPWGTTYPINLREYIGNLSESEWVATAKELKTRPPMPWWILNTMTEDDLRAVYQYVKSLGSVKNTVPSFVPPEEEPNPPYIQWPQPPE; from the coding sequence ATGGCTATTCGAAGAATACATTCCGTAATTCTATTGATGACTATCTTTATCTCTCCTGTGGCTACGTCAAGTGATATGGGGGATGACAACAAGGCGAAAGGAAAGTACTTGGTAACAATAGGTGGTTGTAACGATTGTCATACCGCTGGTTATGCACCGAGTGGTGGAGCCATACCCGAGTCTCAATGGCTACTTGGCGAACAGCTCGGTTTTCGAGGGCCATGGGGAACCACTTACCCTATAAACTTGCGAGAGTACATTGGTAATCTGAGTGAATCAGAATGGGTAGCCACAGCAAAAGAGCTCAAAACCAGGCCTCCGATGCCTTGGTGGATTTTAAATACCATGACAGAAGATGACCTACGCGCTGTCTACCAATACGTTAAGAGTTTAGGAAGTGTAAAAAATACGGTTCCATCGTTTGTGCCTCCTGAAGAGGAACCGAATCCACCATATATTCAATGGCCACAGCCACCAGAGTAA
- a CDS encoding sugar O-acetyltransferase, producing MTDYEKMVAGEPYLINDPELVEIRYQTRDKTDHFNQLSSRQTEEKTQVIKSIFKHVGENVHIEKGLRVDYGINTTLGNNVFINYNFVLLDCCPTTIGDNVFIAPNVQIYTAIHPLDPRERKEHIGQAKPITIEDDVWIGGGCIILPGVTIGKGSTIGAGSVVNKSIPANSVAVGNPCKVVRSLEFV from the coding sequence ATGACGGACTACGAAAAAATGGTGGCTGGGGAGCCGTACTTAATTAACGACCCTGAACTAGTAGAAATACGCTATCAAACCAGAGATAAAACGGATCACTTCAACCAGCTAAGTTCTCGCCAGACGGAAGAAAAAACACAGGTTATCAAAAGTATTTTTAAGCACGTGGGAGAAAACGTGCATATAGAGAAAGGCTTAAGAGTTGACTATGGCATCAACACAACGCTTGGGAACAACGTTTTTATTAACTATAACTTTGTGCTGTTAGATTGTTGTCCAACGACGATTGGTGACAACGTTTTTATTGCGCCCAATGTGCAAATTTATACGGCCATTCACCCACTAGACCCTCGCGAACGTAAAGAACATATTGGACAAGCAAAACCCATTACCATAGAAGATGACGTCTGGATTGGTGGAGGCTGCATTATTCTGCCTGGAGTAACGATAGGAAAAGGCAGCACAATTGGTGCTGGAAGCGTTGTAAATAAGTCTATCCCAGCAAACAGTGTGGCCGTAGGTAATCCGTGTAAAGTGGTTCGCTCGCTCGAATTTGTATAA
- a CDS encoding GNAT family N-acetyltransferase, translating into MNPELLGSRVTLRAITAHDADDLFEIYGDSQTMEFASDAVFTSQDMIQQMLESVARLEKSGESLEWAIADKSTNKVIGTCGLHTFSDSGQACEVGCLLNSDYWRQGYMSEALSVLFLHAKSLGITKLYADIDDGNFRSRALFKKLGFNNQNGQFQLTI; encoded by the coding sequence ATGAATCCTGAGTTATTGGGAAGTAGGGTGACGTTAAGGGCGATCACAGCGCACGATGCAGACGATCTGTTTGAAATATATGGTGATTCTCAAACAATGGAGTTTGCTTCCGATGCTGTTTTTACATCGCAAGACATGATTCAGCAAATGTTGGAGAGCGTCGCCCGTTTAGAGAAGTCAGGTGAATCATTAGAATGGGCAATTGCCGATAAAAGCACCAATAAAGTGATTGGTACTTGCGGCTTACACACTTTTAGTGATAGTGGTCAAGCATGTGAGGTAGGTTGTTTACTTAATTCGGATTACTGGCGGCAAGGCTATATGTCTGAAGCACTCAGTGTATTGTTTTTACATGCCAAATCGCTGGGAATTACAAAGTTATATGCAGATATAGATGATGGTAACTTTCGTTCTCGGGCGTTGTTTAAGAAGCTGGGTTTCAATAATCAAAATGGCCAGTTTCAACTCACCATTTAA
- a CDS encoding GNAT family N-acetyltransferase: MFRETTKADFELFWPTFSAVIRAQETYAFDPEMTLEEAYRIWCEVPLKSYVYVENDVILGSYYLKPNAMGPSNHICNCGYMVASEARGKGIARKMCEHSQQLAEELGFEAMQFNCVVSTNEVAVKLWQKLGFSIIGTIPKAYRHGRLGYVDSLVMYKWLRP, encoded by the coding sequence ATGTTCAGGGAAACAACGAAGGCTGATTTTGAGTTATTTTGGCCAACCTTTTCAGCCGTTATTCGCGCTCAGGAAACCTACGCGTTTGACCCAGAAATGACGTTGGAAGAGGCTTACCGCATCTGGTGTGAAGTTCCGTTGAAGTCGTACGTTTATGTAGAAAATGACGTGATTTTAGGTTCCTACTACCTGAAGCCTAATGCTATGGGCCCAAGCAATCATATTTGTAATTGCGGCTATATGGTTGCAAGCGAAGCGAGAGGGAAAGGTATCGCTCGCAAGATGTGTGAGCATTCGCAACAGCTAGCCGAAGAACTTGGTTTTGAAGCGATGCAATTCAATTGCGTTGTCTCGACGAATGAAGTCGCGGTTAAGCTCTGGCAAAAACTTGGCTTCAGTATAATTGGTACGATACCTAAAGCCTACAGACATGGTCGTTTGGGGTATGTGGACAGTTTAGTCATGTACAAATGGCTCAGACCATAA
- a CDS encoding DUF6404 family protein, translating into MEKAEFIRLHLIEKGVPVDLTKPTIFVWPKYKDLSKKPLVFQSLVKVFLMDSLLLGPLWGAFMWVFSWHKQPEHWRFYLIGFALFGILMGFITIFRIIKARKSLGENNWENWCKRNYE; encoded by the coding sequence ATGGAAAAGGCAGAATTCATCCGGTTGCACTTGATTGAAAAAGGTGTTCCCGTGGACTTAACTAAACCAACAATATTTGTTTGGCCAAAATACAAAGACCTCTCGAAAAAGCCACTAGTATTCCAGTCGCTAGTAAAAGTGTTTTTAATGGATAGCTTACTTTTGGGGCCACTATGGGGAGCGTTCATGTGGGTATTTTCTTGGCATAAACAGCCTGAACATTGGAGGTTCTATCTTATTGGCTTCGCCTTGTTTGGTATTTTAATGGGATTTATCACCATATTTAGAATTATCAAGGCTAGAAAGAGTTTGGGTGAAAACAACTGGGAAAACTGGTGTAAGCGAAACTACGAGTAA
- a CDS encoding putative bifunctional diguanylate cyclase/phosphodiesterase, with the protein MNKRSHLLVFSSNIVTLLAINVCIASILVMTNVYGPHATNEKIYWLLLIYVITGVRYWVHYGISNDNQYKLDFHFIGVTVSAIAWAAYPYIFHQTMTLEEVMFTLVIFCGMSGGSVTLLSVDRRSALVYVAITIFPYSFILLTGNDVTLRNFGVMGIVYGIALCLTAIRSANFVYASIDNQTKIESLVSSLENEVDSRTSRILTLERRDMLSGLYNRNNFAPAIAIKRINKNNPALLNSFIHVDIENLHLINDNYGHEYGDFIISEVGEILLNNDKLHGSISARYGSDEFIIHTYVFSKVELEQFINNLKKQITVYFQSGSIRVKPDYHIGYYICDDSVPINTAIRNAYLAVSHGKRNNLRVSCFGKNIQENYERKEYLCEAIKKAINDNSFYMQYQPIASVRDDKIHSFEALVRWDLKGQRVSPDEFIKVAEEYGLIIDLGRLVLKMAIEALAAVNKMHPYISISINVSVIQFEDETFLDSLKLFISQYSVNPNNVHLEITETAMITNIEKLTQSILSAKEIGVMISVDDFGTGFSSISVLRNLKIDYIKIDKSYIDNICLHEKEQSIVSAVTKMAHTIGTKVIAEGIESQEQLNSIAQNDIDFYQGYLYSKPVSYQEMLSYCQDPRKQASESFLSWTSSPYTS; encoded by the coding sequence ATGAACAAACGCAGCCATTTATTAGTCTTTTCCTCTAATATTGTCACCTTACTGGCGATCAATGTTTGCATTGCGTCAATTTTAGTAATGACTAATGTATATGGGCCTCATGCTACTAATGAGAAAATTTATTGGTTGCTATTGATCTATGTAATTACCGGTGTACGTTATTGGGTTCATTATGGTATTTCTAACGACAACCAATATAAATTAGACTTTCATTTTATTGGTGTCACTGTCTCAGCAATTGCATGGGCTGCATACCCTTATATATTTCATCAAACAATGACGTTAGAAGAAGTCATGTTCACATTAGTCATTTTTTGTGGGATGTCGGGCGGTAGCGTCACATTACTCTCTGTTGATCGACGTTCCGCTCTGGTGTACGTAGCTATTACCATCTTTCCATACAGCTTTATATTACTTACTGGAAACGATGTTACGCTAAGAAACTTTGGGGTAATGGGGATAGTTTATGGAATTGCACTATGTTTGACAGCCATAAGAAGCGCCAATTTTGTTTACGCATCAATCGATAATCAAACTAAAATTGAAAGCTTAGTATCGAGCCTTGAAAATGAGGTTGATTCTAGGACCAGTAGAATACTTACATTAGAACGTCGTGATATGCTTTCCGGGTTATATAACCGAAATAATTTCGCCCCAGCGATTGCTATAAAACGCATTAATAAAAACAATCCTGCACTACTCAATAGCTTTATACATGTTGATATAGAGAATCTGCATCTTATTAACGATAACTATGGTCATGAGTATGGTGACTTTATTATTTCGGAAGTTGGTGAGATATTATTAAATAATGATAAACTTCACGGTTCAATTTCTGCTCGGTATGGGAGTGATGAATTTATTATCCATACTTACGTTTTTTCAAAAGTAGAGTTAGAACAATTTATTAATAATTTAAAGAAACAGATAACCGTGTATTTTCAGTCAGGAAGTATTCGTGTTAAACCGGACTATCATATTGGCTATTACATTTGTGATGATAGCGTCCCAATCAATACTGCGATCAGAAATGCGTATTTGGCTGTTAGTCATGGCAAAAGAAATAACTTACGTGTTAGTTGTTTTGGCAAGAATATACAAGAAAATTATGAACGAAAAGAGTATCTATGTGAAGCTATAAAAAAAGCGATTAACGACAATAGTTTTTATATGCAATATCAGCCAATAGCAAGCGTCAGAGATGATAAAATACACTCTTTTGAAGCATTAGTTAGGTGGGATTTAAAAGGGCAACGCGTCTCGCCTGACGAATTTATAAAGGTGGCTGAAGAGTATGGATTGATAATCGATCTTGGGCGGTTAGTGTTAAAAATGGCTATTGAAGCGTTAGCTGCTGTCAACAAGATGCATCCGTACATTTCCATATCAATCAATGTTTCGGTTATTCAGTTCGAAGATGAAACCTTCTTGGATAGTTTAAAACTGTTCATTTCTCAGTATTCGGTAAATCCAAACAATGTTCATTTGGAAATCACAGAAACCGCAATGATCACGAATATTGAGAAGCTAACTCAAAGTATTTTGAGTGCAAAAGAGATCGGTGTGATGATTTCAGTCGATGACTTTGGAACGGGTTTCTCTTCTATTTCCGTGCTTAGAAATTTAAAAATAGATTATATAAAAATCGACAAATCATACATTGATAACATTTGTCTGCATGAAAAAGAACAAAGCATAGTCTCTGCGGTGACTAAGATGGCTCATACGATCGGTACTAAGGTGATCGCAGAGGGTATTGAATCACAAGAGCAGCTAAATTCTATAGCACAAAACGACATTGATTTTTACCAAGGCTATCTTTACAGCAAGCCCGTATCGTATCAAGAAATGCTCTCGTATTGCCAAGACCCCCGAAAGCAAGCTAGCGAATCTTTCCTTTCTTGGACGAGTTCACCTTACACGAGTTGA
- a CDS encoding amidohydrolase yields the protein MADICWTQFRHTLHKFPELSNQETETAHRIMEQFRHFAPDKVVTGLGGSGLAFIYQGNKPGPTTLIRCELDALPIDETNTFDHRSVHHGVSHKCGHDGHMAIVSSLGEILNQNRPASGRVILAFQPAEETGEGAINMVNDPKFTDMMPDYAFALHNYPGLPLGHVAVKSGPFNCASRGMIIRLQGKTSHAAHPENGVSPAMAMCNIISQLNTLPESLSERCWVTVIHAKLGEVAFGTAPGEAVVMATLRSESNQTMQALVEAASALAEQNADSYGLNWSLEWQDVFQASVNSQQGCELVVQACRDTGTAYTLLDEPMRWSEDFGQFTQVAKQGAMFVLGSGRESPQLHNPDYDFPDELTPVGRAIFFSLIERINGF from the coding sequence ATGGCTGATATTTGTTGGACCCAGTTTCGCCACACGCTTCATAAATTTCCGGAGTTATCCAATCAGGAAACAGAAACCGCGCATCGCATTATGGAACAATTCCGCCATTTTGCACCGGATAAAGTCGTCACCGGCCTTGGTGGAAGTGGTTTGGCTTTTATTTACCAAGGCAATAAACCGGGACCGACGACACTGATTCGTTGCGAACTGGATGCGCTACCGATTGATGAGACGAATACCTTCGATCATCGCTCTGTTCACCACGGTGTTTCTCATAAATGTGGACACGATGGGCATATGGCGATTGTATCCTCGTTGGGGGAGATACTTAATCAAAACCGTCCTGCCAGTGGGAGAGTGATTCTTGCTTTTCAACCTGCGGAAGAAACGGGAGAAGGGGCGATCAACATGGTGAATGACCCGAAGTTTACCGATATGATGCCCGACTATGCGTTTGCTCTGCACAACTACCCCGGTCTGCCTCTCGGACACGTCGCCGTAAAATCCGGCCCGTTTAACTGCGCCTCGCGGGGAATGATCATTCGTTTGCAGGGCAAAACTTCACACGCGGCACACCCGGAAAATGGTGTAAGTCCGGCTATGGCGATGTGTAATATTATCTCGCAACTGAATACTCTGCCCGAATCTCTTAGCGAGCGCTGCTGGGTAACAGTGATTCATGCAAAATTAGGGGAAGTCGCGTTTGGCACTGCTCCTGGGGAAGCGGTCGTGATGGCCACACTGCGTAGTGAAAGTAATCAGACGATGCAAGCCTTAGTCGAAGCAGCAAGCGCATTGGCCGAGCAAAATGCAGACAGCTATGGATTAAATTGGTCACTGGAATGGCAGGATGTATTTCAGGCCAGCGTGAACTCGCAGCAGGGTTGTGAGCTCGTCGTGCAGGCTTGCCGCGATACTGGGACGGCTTATACGTTGCTTGATGAGCCAATGCGTTGGTCAGAAGATTTCGGTCAGTTTACCCAAGTCGCGAAACAGGGCGCCATGTTTGTATTAGGTTCAGGTCGAGAGAGTCCGCAGCTGCATAACCCTGATTATGATTTTCCTGATGAGCTGACCCCTGTCGGGCGAGCGATTTTCTTCAGCCTGATAGAAAGGATTAATGGGTTCTAG
- a CDS encoding FCD domain-containing protein produces MGTTAITRLQQDLLFKVIAKLKADNALAGCSLNESSLALQFDVSRTPIRAVLKYMADQGITKAVPNKGFVLLIDAENIAEMGKNTNQQSREEKLYLRVLMDLFFGELECPISEKELQVRYDANRGEIQNVLRLLESDAILHRSPGYKWQLEGVLNTLDRHTESYRCRLIFEPAGLLEPSWKLGRDKLEALLDRHLQAIAEPQTVTASQLFNLSAEFHELLAACSGNRFLLSIMQQHNRLRKATDLVSMHIQSSVTTSCQRRVEIIELLLEGNNAQAATKLAQLLENDIRVMKRTYQDVMNVPRAQRESLLNNIAHKLN; encoded by the coding sequence ATGGGCACGACAGCAATCACACGACTCCAACAAGACTTATTATTCAAAGTTATTGCAAAACTAAAGGCAGACAATGCGCTGGCTGGTTGTAGTTTGAATGAATCGTCTTTAGCGTTGCAGTTCGACGTATCAAGAACACCAATCCGCGCCGTGCTTAAATATATGGCCGATCAAGGCATCACTAAAGCGGTTCCTAACAAAGGTTTTGTGCTACTCATCGACGCTGAAAATATTGCGGAGATGGGAAAAAACACCAATCAGCAATCCCGTGAAGAGAAACTTTATCTTCGAGTACTTATGGATCTGTTTTTTGGTGAGCTGGAGTGCCCTATATCAGAGAAAGAGCTTCAAGTGCGTTATGACGCCAACCGAGGTGAGATACAAAATGTTCTGCGACTGCTGGAAAGTGACGCGATCCTCCACCGAAGTCCAGGCTACAAGTGGCAACTTGAAGGTGTGCTGAATACACTCGACAGGCATACAGAAAGCTATCGATGCCGCCTTATATTCGAACCCGCAGGTCTGCTCGAACCAAGCTGGAAGCTGGGTCGCGATAAACTTGAAGCTCTACTGGACCGTCACCTACAAGCCATTGCCGAACCACAAACCGTAACGGCAAGCCAGCTATTTAATTTAAGCGCTGAATTTCACGAACTACTCGCCGCTTGCTCGGGTAATCGTTTTTTGTTGAGTATCATGCAGCAACACAACCGTCTGCGCAAAGCCACCGATCTGGTATCCATGCATATTCAATCCTCTGTGACTACCTCTTGCCAACGACGCGTCGAGATCATTGAGCTGTTGTTAGAGGGAAATAACGCTCAAGCCGCAACAAAGCTCGCTCAATTGCTGGAAAATGACATTCGCGTTATGAAACGAACCTATCAAGATGTGATGAATGTACCTCGTGCGCAGCGAGAGAGCCTATTAAACAACATTGCCCACAAACTCAATTAG
- a CDS encoding TonB-dependent receptor, with translation MNNKKGSLKISTVALAVAAASTVLAAQAEEYVTDEKVVIVSSRTPKAISDIPGTVWYIDSEQIEQEYRGGKSLGEILASTIPSLDVSSGARTNYGQNLRGRKMLVMIDGVSLQSSRQISRYLDSIDPFNIDRIEVLSGATSLYGAGASGGVINIITKKSQSEDIEFESFIGGSSGFNSSEDFDYKVGQAISGGSEKVQARASVMYSETQGYFDANGDIVTPDISQGSLQFNKTVDFLTTAGVNISETKKLNLLAQYYDSQQDSPYGLYIVGGDFVDVRKGFDSDREHGTERMMISASYVDEQFLGHQLIAEASYRKEDQTYTPYYQSSGQQITDVVSLKAALAKSFDRLNIVYGIDAYQDKLDSNQALYDPTIANNSGNLINKTYAKVGRYPGIEVSSIAGFVQTDYAITDDWTVEGGIRYQYISNEIDDFIGYSQQKKIAAGNGTSADAVPGGETDYSVSLFNLGTVYHLDSDSQIWANFSQGFDLADPAKYYGQGDYTLVGDHWQLNDSINVNKSKMSGIKTNSFELGYRLDTGDLNVQTAAYYSQSDKSVTYNKTTMLIDEIDDKKRVYGLEAMASYWMNDNIQLGASGHYVISEVKGDDGWQDFTAGEASTSKANAWAGWVDSELSVKVQSQTMFDYKDDDKNELNGYTVFDLVGNYQLPVGSLGFGIQNLFDKDYTTIWGQRAQIVYSSHYESAAYDYKGRGRTFVLNYQVKY, from the coding sequence ATGAACAATAAAAAAGGAAGTTTAAAGATTTCCACTGTTGCACTTGCCGTAGCCGCTGCAAGTACAGTGTTGGCAGCTCAAGCAGAAGAATACGTCACTGATGAAAAAGTGGTCATTGTTTCAAGCCGCACTCCTAAAGCGATCAGTGATATTCCGGGCACAGTTTGGTATATCGACTCCGAACAGATCGAACAAGAATATCGTGGAGGGAAATCGCTTGGTGAGATTCTGGCGTCAACCATTCCATCGTTAGATGTAAGCAGCGGTGCAAGAACCAATTACGGCCAAAACCTGCGTGGACGTAAGATGCTTGTCATGATTGACGGTGTCTCTTTGCAATCATCCCGACAAATCAGTCGATATTTAGATTCCATTGATCCATTTAATATTGATCGCATTGAAGTTCTTTCGGGGGCAACCTCTTTGTATGGTGCTGGCGCTTCAGGTGGCGTGATTAACATCATAACGAAAAAATCCCAGAGCGAAGATATTGAGTTTGAATCCTTTATTGGTGGGTCTTCAGGCTTTAACTCCAGCGAAGATTTTGATTATAAAGTAGGTCAAGCCATCTCTGGTGGCAGTGAAAAGGTTCAAGCCCGCGCTTCTGTTATGTACAGTGAAACACAAGGCTACTTTGATGCTAATGGCGACATTGTGACTCCGGACATTTCACAGGGCTCGTTACAGTTTAATAAAACCGTTGATTTTCTAACAACCGCTGGCGTTAATATTTCTGAGACAAAGAAACTGAATCTTTTGGCACAGTACTATGACAGTCAACAAGATTCGCCTTATGGTCTGTACATTGTCGGTGGCGATTTTGTTGATGTGCGAAAAGGCTTTGATTCAGACCGCGAACATGGAACCGAACGTATGATGATTAGCGCTTCTTACGTCGACGAGCAGTTCCTCGGACATCAGCTGATTGCAGAAGCTTCCTACCGTAAAGAAGACCAAACTTACACACCTTATTATCAATCTTCTGGTCAACAAATTACCGATGTTGTTTCGTTAAAAGCGGCGCTGGCGAAAAGCTTTGACCGACTAAACATCGTTTATGGCATCGACGCTTATCAGGATAAACTCGACAGCAATCAAGCGCTCTACGATCCAACCATCGCTAACAATTCGGGCAATCTGATCAACAAAACTTACGCGAAAGTTGGCCGATATCCTGGTATCGAAGTCAGTTCCATTGCTGGATTTGTGCAAACTGATTATGCAATCACTGATGACTGGACCGTTGAAGGCGGTATTCGTTACCAATACATATCAAACGAGATTGACGATTTTATTGGCTACAGCCAACAGAAGAAAATAGCAGCAGGCAATGGTACTTCCGCTGATGCCGTCCCGGGCGGTGAAACCGACTACAGTGTTAGCCTATTTAACTTGGGTACGGTTTATCATTTAGATAGCGATTCGCAAATTTGGGCGAACTTCTCTCAAGGCTTCGACCTAGCAGACCCGGCTAAGTACTATGGACAAGGAGACTACACACTTGTTGGCGATCACTGGCAGCTTAACGATAGCATCAACGTAAATAAATCTAAGATGTCGGGCATTAAAACCAACAGCTTTGAACTTGGTTACCGTCTGGATACTGGTGATCTGAATGTACAAACCGCCGCTTATTACTCACAGTCTGATAAGTCAGTGACATATAACAAGACAACCATGCTCATCGATGAAATTGACGACAAGAAGCGTGTCTACGGTCTGGAAGCGATGGCGTCTTACTGGATGAATGACAATATTCAGCTCGGAGCATCGGGTCATTATGTCATCTCAGAAGTCAAAGGCGACGACGGCTGGCAAGACTTTACCGCGGGTGAAGCGAGTACCTCAAAAGCGAACGCGTGGGCGGGTTGGGTTGACTCGGAGCTATCAGTAAAAGTCCAAAGCCAAACCATGTTTGACTACAAAGATGACGATAAAAATGAACTCAATGGCTACACCGTGTTTGATCTCGTCGGTAACTATCAACTTCCCGTTGGTAGCCTAGGCTTTGGTATTCAAAACCTGTTCGATAAAGATTACACCACCATCTGGGGTCAGCGAGCTCAAATTGTGTATTCGTCTCATTACGAATCAGCAGCCTACGATTACAAA